The window CGTAGACGCCCAGGCCGAGCAGCTTGGTGAGGATCTTCTGCCGGTCCGCCGGCTTGGCGTGCAGGAACTCGGCGAAGTCGCCCTGGGGGAGCACGACGCAGACGCAGAAGTGCTCGAAGCTCAGGCCGAGCAGCGCCTCGACGGCCCTGCTCACCTCGGAGTCCGCCGCGACCACCTCGGTCTGGTCGCCGGGGGCGCCGAGCCCGGCCGGGTCGGCGAGCTTCTCCAGCCGGGCATTGCGCACCGTGACCCCGCCGCTGGCCATCCGGCGCAGCTCCCTGGCCGCCACGAAGCGGCTGCCGGCCGCGTCGAACACCAGCCGCACCGTGCCGCGCGCCACCGTCGGGGCAAGGGCCAGCGACACCATCCGCCGGTCGTTCCACCGGGGCACCGAACCGTAGAGGGCGAACGTCATCGCGTCGATGACGGTCGACTTGCCGGACCCGGTCGGCCCGACGAGCGCGAAGTAGTCAGCATCCGCGAAGTCCACCGCCACCGGGTCCCGGAACGAGCCGAAACCGGCGATCTCCAGCAGCACCGGTCGCATCAGCTCTCTCCTTCCGGCGCCCGTCGGCCCCCGGCGGCCTCCCGACCAGCGACGACGACCGGGGCCGTCGGGCTAACCATGCCGGTCGGCTCCGACAGTTTCGTCGTGCAGGGCGGCGAAGAGCGCCTCCACCCGGTCGTCGGCGATGTTCTGCGTGCCGAGGTACTCGTGGAAGAGGTCCGTCGGGCCGCGCTGCCCCCCGTCCGCGAGGCGGCTGGGCCGCGAACCGGTGGCCGCGGCGGCGAACTCCGGGTCGATGCGCACCTCCAGCGCGTTCGGCAGCAGTTCCAGTACCTGCTCGCGCAGCCCGGCGCGCGCCGGCTCGCGTACCCACACCCGCAGCAGGGCGTCGCCGTACTCGGCAGCCGCCTCCGCGAGCTCCGCCACGGCGCCGCGCACCGTCCGCAGCCGCCGCCCCGCCGTGACCGGGATGTCCACGCCCTTCGCCGGGACGCCCGGCGACGCGTCGACGACCCGGACCACCGGCGTGTAGTCCTCCTCGCCGAAGTCGACGGCGAGCGGGGAGCCGCAGTACTCGACCGGGCAGGGCGCCGGCAGCGTCTGGCGGCGGTGCAGGTGGCCGAGCGCGACGTAGTGCGCGTCGGCGGGGAACGCCGTCGCCGGCACGTAGTAGTCGAAGATCGACTGCGCCAGCCGCTCGCCGCCGCCGAACCTCCCGCCGGTCACCGTGAGGTGCGCGAGCACCAGGTTGACGGCGTCGTCGTCGAAACCGCGGGACAGCGCGGCGAGCAGGTCGCGCACCATCTGGTCGTACCTCGCCGCGTTCTCGGCCGGGGTCTGGGTCACGAGCTCGGCGGCGCGCACCGCGTAGCGCTGCGACAGGAACGGCAGCACGGCCACCCGGACCGGTTCGCCGGTGCCGCGGGCGGTGAACGGGACGACCCCGCCCTTGTCCGCCCTGCGCACCGTGCCGACCATCGTGATCCCGGCGGCGTGCATCAGCGGCCGGTATGCCTCGAACGAGCGCGGATGGTCGTGGTTGCCGGCGATCACGATCACCTCGGCGCCCGTGCCGCGCAGGCCGAGCAGCGTCTGGACGGCGAGCCGCTGCGCCTCCGCGGACGGCGCCGCCGAGTCGTAGACGTCGCCCGCCACCAGCACCGCGTCGACCTCCTGGGCGCGGGCGATGCCGACGACCTCGCGCAGCACCGCTTCCTGGTCGTCGAGCCGGCTGCGGCCCTTCAGCGACTTGCCGATGTGCCAGTCGGACGTGTGCAGAAACCTCATGGCGAGCTGTCCTTCGCGGCGCGGCCGGGCGCGGGGCGTGCCGGCCGTTGGACGAGCGGTGCGGTGGAGGCGGTCGGGCGATCAGGTGGTCAGGCGGTCGCGCGGTCGCGCGGTCAGAAGGGCGGCGGGTCGTCGTCGGGGTCGGGTAGCTGGCCGAACGGGTCCGGGCGGGACGGCGCGGGCACCGCGGGCCCGCCGGCGGCCGTCGCCGGCGCTGTGAGGGCGTCGTCGTCGCCCGCCTCCGACGGCCGGGTCGCCCAGGCGGGGAACGGGAACGTGACGGCCAGCGGGACGGGGATCTCCGGCTGGGTGACGAACATCGAGCCCGGCTTCGCCAGTGTCGCCCTGGCGCGCTGGCTCGGCGGCAGGAACCCGTACTCCGGCCGGGCCGCCTCCGCCGGGTCGAGCCGCCCGACGATCCGGATCGCGCTGTTCGCGATGATCCGCCGTTCCACCTCGCTCGCCGTCTGCTGCGCGCCGACCAGGATGATGCCCAGCGACCGGCCGCGCTCCGCGATGTCGAGCAGCACCTCCTTGATCGGACTCGTCCCGTCCCGCGGCGCGTACTTGTTCAGCTCGTCGAGCATCGTGAACAGCAGCCCGCCGGGGCCCGCGTCCTCCTTGCGCCGCATCTCCGCCGCGAGCACCACGCCGACGACGAACCGCTGCGCCCGCTCCGGCAGGTTGTGCAGGTCGACGACGGTCACCTGGTGGCCGGCCGTGCTGACCCGCCGGCCCGCGGCGTCCGGCAGGTCAGCCCGGATGACCGTGCGCAGCGCCCGCAGCGACGAGCGCAGCCGGCGCACGAACGCGTTCACCGTGCCCGCGCCGGTCGCCGGCCCTGCCCACTTCGCCCGCGCGCCCTCGTCGTTCACCCGGTCGATGACGAAGTCGACGAGCTCCTCGTAGGTCCGCAGGACCTGCCCCTCGACCTTGACGCCGCCGTCCGCGCCGAACGGGACGGCGTCGAGGCGCAGCCGGTTGGTGACCTGGTGGACGACCATCGTGTACTGCTGGCGATCGTCCTCGGAGTCCGCGAAGACGTACGGGAGCAGCTCCTCCCGGCAGAACTCGAGCGGGGTCCACCAGAACGCGCTCACGCCGGACGTCCGTGCCGCGACGTGCGGGCGGCCGGTGGTGTCGCCCGGCAGCGGCGGGGCGAAGAAGCCGGCGGACGCGAACGGTTCGGCCGGCAGCCCGAGCCGGTCGTAGACCGCGCGGACCTCGTCTGTCAGCCGGATGTTCGGCCGGTCCAGGAACAGCAGGTCCTCGCCCTTGACCGAGAACACCAGCGCCTTCGCGTTCACCGCCGCCCGGCCGAGCACGCCACAGCGGAAGACCGAATACAGCAGGAACAGCGCGAAGCTGGTCTTCGTCGCGACGCCGGAGATGCCGCTGATGGAGACGTGCGCGCCGCGGGTGCCGTCCAGGAACTCCAGGTTGACGTAGATCGGGCTGCCGTCGCGGCCCAGGCCGACCGGGATGCGGCGGTCCATCTGGTCGAAGTAGAGCGCGGTCGCCCGCTCGTCGCCGGTGGCGCGGCGCACCAGCTCGCCCGGGCGGGGCGGGACGTAGATCTCCGGTTCGAGGCGCGTCGTCGTCACTTCGGCGATCTCCTGCACCTGGGCTGGCAGCACACCCTCGGCGATCAGGAATACGTCCGAGTCGAAGCTCGCGCCCTCGTGCCGTGCCTCGACCTGGGTGACCACACCGGCCGTCATCACCGGTCCGACCCCGGGCACGGTGCGGATCGTGACGACCACGTCGTCCAGCTGCAGGTAGCTGCCCTCGTTCAGCGCGACGTGGAACAGCAGCGGGGTCGCCTCTTCGGTGCCCATCACCCGCCCGACCGGGGGGGTGACCGCTGTGGGGGCGGCAGCCGGCCCGGCCGGCGCGAGGGCCGCGTCGTCCGGAGTCGCCTGGCGCGTGCCGTTCGACGGCGCGCCATTGCGGCCACCAGCCTCCGTCACCGTCACCGGGTCCGTCACCTCCACCGTCGCGCCGTCTGTCGCCCAGCGCCCGCCGCGCGTCCTCGTGCTCGTGCTCGGAGCGTGCACGCCCGGACCGCGATCACCCCGGCTCCGCATTATCCGGCCGGACGCGACCGTGGCACGTTCGCCCGACTTCGGCGTGTCTCGCCACATCCGATCCGTGGCCGTGGGGCGGGCTGGCCGCGGAGCCCGAACCGACCGCACCATATGCCGCGGTCCGGACAGTTCGCCGGCGCGTGGCTCTCGGTGGTTCCCCGCCGCCGGTTCCTCCAGGGGCTGTGATCGTCCTGACGGACAGATCGAGCACCCTGGAGGCGGCGCGCCCTTCCCGCGGCAGGGCGGTTACGGGCGGACCTCGTAGACGATGTTGAACGGGGTCTGGGCGGCCCGGCGGAACCGGGTGAAGCCAGCCTCGGCCGTCACCCGCCGGATCGCCGCCTCGCCCGCTTGCGCGCCCAACGCGTGACCGCCGGGCTGGGAGAGCGCGTTGGGCACGCACATGAACGTCGAGCCGCTGTAGTACGCGCGCCCGACCGGGTTGAAGTTGCCCTCCACCGTGTCCGCGGCGAAGGGCTCGACCAGCAGCCAGGTCCCATCCGGGGCCAGCGCCTCGCGCACCCGCCGGGCGGCGCCCACCGGGTCGCCCAGGTCGTGCAGGCAGTCGAACATCGCCACCAGGTCGAAGTCACCGCCGGTGAACGTCTGCGCCGTGCCCACCTCGAAGGTGACCCGGTCCGCGAGACCGGCGGTGGCGGCCTTCTTGCGGGCCAGCTCGATCGACTCGGCGTGGTAGTCCAGACCGACGACGGTGGTGCGCGGGTAGGCCTCGGCGATCAGGATCGACGAGGACCCCAGCCCGCAGCCGAGATCCGCGACCCGCGCCCCGGCGGTCAGCTTCGCGTCCACCCCGTCGAGCGCGGGGATCCAGCTGGGAACCAGTTCGGCCACGTAACCGGGGCGGTAGAACGCGTCACAGCCGAGGAACACGTCCTCGTGGTGCTCGTGCCAGCCGAAACCGGCGCCGGTGCGGAACGCCTCGCTGATCTGGGGCTCCGCCCGCAGCATGCCGAGCGAGAGGAGGAACGCTCCCGGGATGTTGGGACCGTTCGGGTCGGCCAGGCAGAACGCCTGCTCCGGCGTGAGCGAGAACTCACCGCTAGCCGGGTCGTAGCCGACATAGCCGCCGGCGGCCTGCCCCCGCAGCCACTCGGTCAGGTATCGCTCGTTGCAGCCGGTGCGCTCGGCGAACCGCTCCGGCGTCGCGGGGCCCTGGGCGAGCGCCTGGTAGAGGCCCAGCCGATGACCAATCACCACCGAGCCGGCGGCGTGGGTGGCCGAGAGATCGTTGACGGCCCTCCCGAGGAAGTCCATCACCCTGGCGTGGTCCATGACTGTCTCCTCATTTCCGTGCTTCGTAGTTCCGTCCGCGTCTCGTCGTCCGCCGGGGCTGGTGCCGGCCGACGAGGGAAAGATTCGGCCGGTGGCCTTGCACGCGACTTGCATGCGCTGACACGCCGCTAACGTGGCGCTCGCGGCAGGTTCTGATCGAGCCCACGCGGCCGGTTCGAACGAGGTGCGCCGGCCGTAAGGCCGATCGAGGCGGAACCACGACGCGCTGGCCTCGGACGGCGTCCACGGGCCGACGGTTCGGAGGGCTGACGGGTTCTCGTCAGGTCCGCCCCATCGCGGCTGGGACGGGAAATGCTGGCGCGCTGGGGGTGGGCGACGGTGGATGGGTTCGCGCCGGTGCGGGTGGAACTGCTGGGTCCGCTGCGGCTGGTCGTCGACGGCGTGCCGGTCGACGTGCGCGGCCCGAAGCAGCGCGCCGTGCTCGTGCTGCTGGCACTCGCCGAGAGCCGGATCGTTCCGGTCGACCGGCTGGTGGACGCGCTGTGGCCGGCGGAGGTCCCGGAGTCGGGCCGCCAGGCGTTGCACAGCCAGATCCATCGGCTGCGCGGGCAGCTGGCCGCGGCGGCCGGCCGGTTGCGCACGCTTCCCGACGGCTATCTGCTGGAGCTCGGCGACGACGGTCTGGACCTGACGCAAGCCCGTGCCCTGTTGGCCGCCGCGCGGCGGGATCCGGCCGGCGCGTTCGCGCGGCTGCGCCGGGCACACGGGTTGTGGCGCGGCCCGGTCCTCGCCGATCTCGGCGACGTCGAGCCGATCGCCGCCGCCATCGAGGGCTGCGCGCGGCTGCGCCGGGAGGTGATCGACGCGCTGGTCGCGGCCGGACTCGCCGAGGGGGAGGCGGCCGCGGTCGCCGGCCTTGCCGCGGCGTCCGTCGCCGCCGAGCCGCTGCGCGAGCCCGCGGTGCTGCTGTCAATGCGCGCGCTGGCGGCGACCGGCCAGGCACCGGAGGCGTTGCGTGTCGCGGCCGCCTACCGGCGCCAGCTCGTCGAGGAGACCGGCCTGGATCCGTCCCCGGCGCTGGATGCCCTGGTGCGGGACGTCGCCGCCGGGGCCGCTGGGCCACCGCCACCCTCGATGGCGGCCCCCGCGCCGCCATCGCCGTCCCCGAGGCCCGCACCCCCGATGCCCTCGCCGTCCCCGATGCCCCCGATGTTCCGGTCGGC of the Pseudofrankia saprophytica genome contains:
- a CDS encoding class I SAM-dependent methyltransferase, translated to MDHARVMDFLGRAVNDLSATHAAGSVVIGHRLGLYQALAQGPATPERFAERTGCNERYLTEWLRGQAAGGYVGYDPASGEFSLTPEQAFCLADPNGPNIPGAFLLSLGMLRAEPQISEAFRTGAGFGWHEHHEDVFLGCDAFYRPGYVAELVPSWIPALDGVDAKLTAGARVADLGCGLGSSSILIAEAYPRTTVVGLDYHAESIELARKKAATAGLADRVTFEVGTAQTFTGGDFDLVAMFDCLHDLGDPVGAARRVREALAPDGTWLLVEPFAADTVEGNFNPVGRAYYSGSTFMCVPNALSQPGGHALGAQAGEAAIRRVTAEAGFTRFRRAAQTPFNIVYEVRP
- a CDS encoding metallophosphoesterase family protein translates to MRFLHTSDWHIGKSLKGRSRLDDQEAVLREVVGIARAQEVDAVLVAGDVYDSAAPSAEAQRLAVQTLLGLRGTGAEVIVIAGNHDHPRSFEAYRPLMHAAGITMVGTVRRADKGGVVPFTARGTGEPVRVAVLPFLSQRYAVRAAELVTQTPAENAARYDQMVRDLLAALSRGFDDDAVNLVLAHLTVTGGRFGGGERLAQSIFDYYVPATAFPADAHYVALGHLHRRQTLPAPCPVEYCGSPLAVDFGEEDYTPVVRVVDASPGVPAKGVDIPVTAGRRLRTVRGAVAELAEAAAEYGDALLRVWVREPARAGLREQVLELLPNALEVRIDPEFAAAATGSRPSRLADGGQRGPTDLFHEYLGTQNIADDRVEALFAALHDETVGADRHG
- a CDS encoding ATP-binding protein, producing MTVTEAGGRNGAPSNGTRQATPDDAALAPAGPAAAPTAVTPPVGRVMGTEEATPLLFHVALNEGSYLQLDDVVVTIRTVPGVGPVMTAGVVTQVEARHEGASFDSDVFLIAEGVLPAQVQEIAEVTTTRLEPEIYVPPRPGELVRRATGDERATALYFDQMDRRIPVGLGRDGSPIYVNLEFLDGTRGAHVSISGISGVATKTSFALFLLYSVFRCGVLGRAAVNAKALVFSVKGEDLLFLDRPNIRLTDEVRAVYDRLGLPAEPFASAGFFAPPLPGDTTGRPHVAARTSGVSAFWWTPLEFCREELLPYVFADSEDDRQQYTMVVHQVTNRLRLDAVPFGADGGVKVEGQVLRTYEELVDFVIDRVNDEGARAKWAGPATGAGTVNAFVRRLRSSLRALRTVIRADLPDAAGRRVSTAGHQVTVVDLHNLPERAQRFVVGVVLAAEMRRKEDAGPGGLLFTMLDELNKYAPRDGTSPIKEVLLDIAERGRSLGIILVGAQQTASEVERRIIANSAIRIVGRLDPAEAARPEYGFLPPSQRARATLAKPGSMFVTQPEIPVPLAVTFPFPAWATRPSEAGDDDALTAPATAAGGPAVPAPSRPDPFGQLPDPDDDPPPF